A genomic region of Aureimonas populi contains the following coding sequences:
- a CDS encoding alpha/beta hydrolase, giving the protein MMRPRVPRGYLSDASAFWAAPSDPRFSYCLYVPRLRHAGSRILVHIHGSHRTPETFRDLMAPFAEETGTIILCPLFPCGVADREDTSSYKRVFHEGLRYDLVLLDMVADAERRLGLATGRFVLAGFSGGGQFVQRFILAHPGRLLAASVGAPGLVTLLDPELPWWRGLRGLEAVIGAPVDMAALAALPLQVLVGDQDIRPEGVQSRPGSTLWMEGINDTGATRLERAAAFVESLRARGLTPRHDVIPGVGHDGFAMLDPMLDFVRPILTKLGEAQP; this is encoded by the coding sequence ATGATGCGGCCGAGGGTTCCCCGCGGGTATCTGAGCGACGCGAGCGCGTTCTGGGCCGCGCCTTCGGATCCGCGTTTCTCCTACTGCCTCTATGTCCCGCGCCTCCGGCACGCGGGTAGCCGAATTCTGGTGCATATCCACGGCTCGCACCGGACGCCGGAGACCTTCCGCGATCTGATGGCTCCCTTTGCCGAAGAGACGGGGACAATCATCCTTTGCCCGCTCTTTCCCTGCGGGGTGGCCGATCGCGAGGACACGTCGAGCTACAAGCGCGTGTTCCATGAGGGGCTGCGCTACGACCTCGTGCTGCTGGATATGGTGGCGGATGCGGAGCGGCGTCTGGGGCTGGCGACGGGGCGGTTCGTCCTTGCCGGCTTCTCGGGCGGCGGGCAGTTCGTGCAGCGGTTCATCCTCGCTCATCCCGGACGCCTTCTCGCGGCCTCGGTGGGCGCTCCAGGGCTGGTGACGCTGCTCGATCCCGAATTGCCCTGGTGGCGTGGACTGCGGGGGCTCGAGGCGGTGATCGGCGCACCCGTCGACATGGCCGCTCTCGCGGCGCTGCCGCTGCAGGTGCTCGTGGGCGATCAGGATATCCGCCCCGAGGGCGTTCAAAGCCGCCCCGGCTCGACGCTCTGGATGGAGGGCATCAACGATACCGGCGCGACCCGGCTGGAGCGCGCGGCGGCCTTTGTCGAAAGCTTGCGCGCCAGGGGGCTCACACCGCGCCATGACGTTATCCCCGGAGTCGGCCACGATGGCTTTGCCATGCTCGACCCGATGCTCGACTTCGTCCGGCCAATACTAACCAAGCTCGGGGAGGCGCAGCCATGA
- a CDS encoding deaminated glutathione amidase yields MKVALGQFHVSPDWKANLATAESLIRQAVAGGAELLVLPEGIIARDVDDPLSLLKGAQPLDGPFVSGLVGALKGTGLTLMTTVHVPAEGGRCENVHIALSGNGIFARYVKLHLYDAFAELESNTVVPGTQVPPLVEVGGFRFGMMTCYDVRFPELARRLALDGADVLVIPAAWVKGPNKERHWETLVTARALENTVYAIAVGECGPLNIGSSLVVDPLGVPLARAGEIPALVFAELDRKRIEAARKTVPVLRNRRFAAPELAQA; encoded by the coding sequence ATGAAAGTCGCGCTCGGCCAGTTCCATGTCTCCCCCGACTGGAAGGCCAACCTCGCCACCGCCGAAAGCCTGATCCGTCAGGCCGTTGCCGGGGGCGCCGAGCTCCTCGTGCTCCCGGAGGGGATCATCGCGCGCGATGTCGATGATCCGCTGTCGCTCCTGAAGGGCGCGCAGCCGCTCGACGGACCGTTCGTCTCCGGGCTGGTCGGGGCGCTGAAGGGCACCGGCCTCACGCTCATGACCACGGTCCATGTGCCGGCCGAGGGTGGGCGCTGCGAGAATGTCCATATCGCCCTGAGCGGGAATGGTATCTTTGCCAGATACGTCAAGCTCCACCTCTACGACGCCTTCGCCGAGCTGGAATCGAACACCGTCGTGCCCGGTACGCAGGTTCCCCCGCTGGTCGAGGTCGGCGGTTTCCGCTTTGGAATGATGACCTGCTACGACGTTCGCTTCCCCGAACTTGCGCGCCGCCTGGCGCTGGACGGCGCGGATGTGCTGGTGATCCCGGCGGCCTGGGTGAAGGGGCCGAACAAGGAGCGGCACTGGGAGACGCTGGTCACCGCCCGGGCGCTCGAAAACACGGTCTATGCCATTGCGGTCGGCGAATGCGGGCCGCTCAATATCGGCTCCAGCCTCGTGGTCGATCCGCTTGGCGTGCCGCTGGCGCGCGCGGGCGAGATTCCGGCCCTGGTTTTCGCCGAGCTCGACCGCAAGAGGATCGAGGCTGCCCGCAAGACCGTGCCGGTGCTGCGGAACCGCCGATTTGCGGCTCCCGAACTGGCGCAGGCATGA
- a CDS encoding HpcH/HpaI aldolase family protein yields the protein MSSPHAAAAEMAKMAGYDFVVLDIEHGAFDLKDLERFIPLLRGLGLEVLSKVLAAERGPIQQALDFGSDAVVIPHIQGAEHAAHVCGFAKFPPLGDRSYAGGRVAAYGGFDDAWVREQDRRTKCFPMVEGEGALREIAAILALPVVDGVFVGPSDLSLRRERGAYARSEEDFTDIVSVAEAAAAAGKPWILPAWSPEEKALAREHGAAYAALTMEHGALFQGLRSARAGMEAAE from the coding sequence ATGTCATCCCCCCACGCGGCGGCGGCCGAGATGGCGAAGATGGCAGGTTACGACTTCGTGGTGCTGGACATCGAGCACGGGGCCTTCGACCTCAAGGACCTCGAGCGGTTCATCCCGTTGCTGAGGGGGCTTGGGCTCGAAGTGCTTTCCAAGGTCCTGGCAGCCGAGCGTGGCCCGATCCAGCAGGCGCTGGACTTCGGCTCGGACGCGGTGGTCATTCCGCACATACAGGGGGCGGAACATGCCGCCCATGTCTGCGGCTTCGCAAAATTCCCCCCGCTTGGCGATCGCAGCTACGCCGGCGGCCGTGTGGCCGCCTATGGCGGGTTCGACGATGCCTGGGTCCGCGAGCAGGATCGGCGCACGAAGTGTTTCCCCATGGTCGAGGGGGAGGGGGCACTGCGCGAGATCGCGGCGATCCTGGCGCTGCCGGTGGTCGACGGTGTCTTCGTCGGCCCCTCGGACCTCTCGCTTCGTCGAGAGCGCGGCGCCTATGCTCGTTCCGAGGAGGATTTCACCGATATCGTCAGCGTCGCTGAAGCCGCGGCGGCCGCCGGCAAGCCATGGATCCTGCCGGCCTGGTCGCCCGAGGAGAAGGCGTTGGCCCGCGAGCATGGTGCAGCCTATGCCGCGCTGACCATGGAGCACGGCGCCCTCTTCCAGGGGCTCCGCAGCGCGCGGGCGGGGATGGAGGCCGCCGAGTGA
- a CDS encoding GntR family transcriptional regulator, with product MTGKKQAKDLVYDYVHNGILSGEMKSGQFLEEKVISDAVGVSRTPVREAFHLLQNNRLISLLPRHGAQVRAITGHELMEVYESRRLIEGYAAQRICDEKYPLPPELRALQRQIEETTRTRDFVRRSIIDQEFHRTIVSTMRNNTLAELYASLQVRQQRVAVAAMLANPERAPRIDSEHDRLLDALERHDAVTARAVIDEHLRPYSDVLANLPL from the coding sequence TTGACCGGGAAAAAACAGGCCAAGGACCTAGTTTACGACTACGTCCACAACGGCATCCTCTCGGGTGAGATGAAGAGCGGGCAGTTCCTGGAGGAGAAGGTGATTTCCGATGCGGTCGGCGTATCGCGCACCCCGGTCCGCGAGGCCTTCCATCTCCTGCAGAACAACCGGCTGATCTCGCTCCTACCGCGTCATGGCGCTCAGGTGCGCGCCATCACCGGCCACGAGTTGATGGAGGTCTACGAGAGCCGCCGATTGATCGAGGGATACGCAGCTCAACGCATCTGCGACGAGAAATACCCTCTTCCTCCGGAATTGCGCGCCCTGCAGCGCCAGATCGAGGAGACGACGAGGACGCGGGATTTCGTCCGCCGGTCGATCATCGACCAGGAGTTCCACCGCACCATCGTTTCGACCATGCGCAACAACACGCTCGCCGAGCTTTACGCTTCGCTTCAGGTGCGCCAGCAAAGGGTGGCGGTGGCCGCGATGCTTGCCAATCCTGAACGCGCGCCCCGCATCGACAGCGAACACGACCGGCTGCTGGACGCGCTGGAGCGCCATGACGCCGTGACCGCCCGCGCGGTGATCGACGAGCATCTGCGCCCCTACTCCGATGTGCTGGCCAACCTGCCCCTGTAA
- a CDS encoding aldehyde dehydrogenase (NADP(+)), producing the protein MTLTGNLIIGASSRHGANGSFQAVAASSGREMEPSFGGASPADLDEACGLAEAAFRPYRAAAPEARAAFLEEIAGNILELGDELVLRCMEESGLPRGRVEGERGRTVGQLRLFAEVVRKGAYLDRRHDEALPDRQPAPRPDLKLTHLPLGPVAVFGASNFPLAFSVAGGDTASALAAGCPVIVKAHSAHPGTSELVGRAVQKAVADCAMPEGTFSLLFAAGRSIGEALVADPRIKAVGFTGSRQGGVALMAIAARREVPIPVYAEMSSINPVILFPGALAERGEAIGKAFIASLTLGAGQFCTNPGLILAVEGAGLDGFVMGAKAALGEAAAQTMLTPGIHRAYCSGIEALEGNPKAQKLAEGLAGEEHQGRAALFSTLGADFLAEESLADEVFGPSSLLVRCRNEAELRKVVDHLEGQLTIAIHIAEGDIDAARALMPVLEEKAGRILANGFGTGVEVAHAMVHGGPYPATSDGRSTSVGTLAIARFLRPVSYQDLPDALSDETWCLGR; encoded by the coding sequence ATGACCCTGACCGGCAATCTGATCATCGGCGCCTCGTCGCGCCACGGCGCAAACGGCTCGTTCCAGGCAGTTGCGGCATCCAGCGGGCGCGAAATGGAGCCGAGCTTCGGGGGCGCTTCGCCGGCCGATCTCGATGAGGCGTGCGGGCTGGCCGAAGCGGCCTTCCGGCCCTATCGCGCCGCTGCACCGGAGGCGCGCGCGGCCTTTCTCGAAGAGATCGCCGGGAACATCCTTGAACTCGGCGACGAACTCGTCTTGCGCTGTATGGAGGAGAGCGGGCTGCCGCGCGGCCGGGTCGAGGGCGAACGGGGCCGCACCGTCGGCCAGCTTCGCCTCTTCGCCGAGGTCGTGCGCAAGGGGGCCTATCTCGACCGCCGCCACGACGAGGCGCTGCCCGATCGCCAGCCTGCGCCGCGCCCCGACCTTAAGCTGACCCATCTGCCGCTCGGTCCGGTGGCCGTGTTCGGGGCGTCGAACTTCCCGCTCGCCTTCTCGGTGGCGGGCGGCGACACGGCCTCCGCGCTCGCCGCCGGCTGTCCGGTCATCGTCAAGGCGCATTCGGCCCATCCCGGCACGTCTGAACTCGTCGGGCGCGCGGTCCAGAAGGCGGTCGCCGATTGCGCGATGCCCGAGGGTACCTTCTCGCTTCTTTTCGCCGCGGGCCGTTCGATCGGCGAGGCGCTGGTCGCCGACCCGCGCATCAAGGCCGTCGGCTTCACCGGCTCACGCCAGGGCGGTGTCGCGCTCATGGCGATCGCCGCCCGACGCGAGGTGCCGATTCCGGTCTATGCCGAGATGAGCTCGATCAACCCGGTGATCCTGTTTCCCGGCGCGCTGGCCGAGCGCGGCGAGGCGATCGGCAAGGCATTCATCGCGTCGCTGACGCTCGGAGCCGGTCAGTTCTGCACCAACCCGGGCCTGATCCTCGCCGTGGAAGGCGCCGGCCTCGACGGCTTCGTCATGGGCGCGAAGGCCGCGCTCGGCGAGGCCGCTGCACAGACCATGCTGACGCCCGGCATCCACCGAGCCTACTGCTCCGGCATCGAGGCGCTCGAAGGCAATCCGAAGGCGCAAAAGCTCGCCGAAGGCCTGGCCGGCGAGGAGCATCAGGGCCGTGCGGCCCTTTTCTCGACCCTCGGTGCGGATTTCCTGGCCGAGGAGAGCCTCGCGGACGAGGTGTTCGGCCCGTCCTCGCTTCTTGTTCGATGCCGGAACGAGGCCGAGCTGCGCAAGGTGGTGGACCATCTGGAAGGGCAGCTTACGATCGCGATCCATATCGCCGAAGGCGACATCGATGCAGCCAGGGCTCTCATGCCCGTTCTGGAGGAGAAGGCGGGCCGCATCCTCGCGAACGGGTTCGGCACGGGCGTTGAAGTGGCGCACGCCATGGTCCATGGCGGCCCATACCCCGCAACCTCGGACGGGCGTTCCACCTCCGTCGGAACGCTCGCCATCGCCCGCTTTCTGCGCCCCGTCTCATATCAGGACCTGCCGGACGCTCTATCCGACGAAACGTGGTGCCTTGGGAGATAG